From the genome of Burkholderia cepacia ATCC 25416:
GCTCGATGGTCGGCGCGACCGTGTGGATGTCGGCGGGCGGCAGGTTGCGGCCGAGATCGTAGACGCCCATCGGCAGCGTGATCGCGGTCAGGTACGGGAAGCGCCGCGCGTACGCCTCGGCCTGGGTGAACGAATACACGTGCACGCCCGGTGCGCGGAACAGCTTCGCCATCACCGGGATCTGCGTCGAGTCGCCGGACAGGAATGCCGCGTCGATCTTGCCGTCGAGCAGCGCGGTGGCCGCATCCTCGCCGGCGGTCGGCAGCAGCTCGGTCGACCCGCCCGGCACGATGCCGTTCATCTTCAGCAGCGCGAGGCTCAGTTCGCGCGCGCCGCTGCCTTCCGCGCCGAGCGCGAGCCGCTTGCCCTTGAAGTCGGACAGGCGCGCGACGACCGGGCCGCGGTACATGATCGCGAGCGGCACATAGCCGATGCTGCCGAGCGACACGAGGTGTTCGTCGCGCTCCTTCGGGCCGATGCCGCTCTGCACGAAGCCCACGTCGACCGGCGCGTTCGGGTTCGACAGCCGCGCGAGGTTCTGGGCGGACCCTTCGGATGACTGGACGTCGAGCGTGACGCCGTTCTTCGCGAGGATCGTCTTGTATTTCTGCGCGGCGTTCCAGTACGTGCTGCCGGGCGGCCCGGACGAGATCACGAGCGTGGACGGCGGGGCCGGCTGGATCAGCTTGACCGCGAGCCAGACGGCCGTGGCGGCGAGCAGCACGGTGGGGCCGATCGACAGCGCGAGGTCGCGCCACGACACCGCGACGAAGCGGGCGAGGATGCGGCGAGGCGGGCGGGGGCGGGCTGGCTTCATGGGGGGCGGCGGATGACGCTGGCGTGACGTATCGGTGACGGTCGGCGCGGACGATGCGGATTCTCGCGGCGATGGTACCCGGTTTCGCGGTGCGTGCGCGAGTGCGGCGCGGCGGCGCGACGACAGCGGCGGGGGCCGCCGCGTCAAAAGCTTTGCGCTTCCGCGGGCGCTGGATTACATTGTGCGACGCAGCCGCGCCCGATTCGCGCGCGACCCGGCACGCAATGAGACCGGGCGCGTCCGGCCGGCGGCTGTCCGGCCCGGCCGGCCCGCTCTCGCGTGCGCCGTCCGCCAGCCCGTCTTGCCTCTCTCGTATCGCCGTGGAAAACACCGGCTGTCCCGCCCGTTCGCGCGCGGGCCGGCTGTTTTTGGGGGTATCCGGCCGTACTGTGCACGGCCGTTCCGGAGTGATAAGGAGATAGCATGAAGTCGATCGTGTTGAGAGCGTTGGGTGTCGCCGCCGTGGCGGCCTGTCTGTCGGGCAGCGTGTATGCGCAGTCGAGCGATGCGGCGGCAACGGAAGCGCCCGCGGCAGCGACCAGCGCGCCGAAGGCCGCCGCGAAAACCGCGAAGAAGGCGAACCGCAAGCTCGGCTATACGGTGCGCAAGGCGATTTCGAAGGAATCGGGCGTCAACGTGTCGAACCTCGTCGTGCGTTCGAAGGGCGGCGCGATCACGCTGGAAGGCACGATGCCGGCCCAGGACCAGATCGACAAGGCCGAAGCCGCAGCCAAGGGCGTGGCGGGCGTGACGTCGGTCACGAACAAGCTGACGGTTCAGCAGCAGTGATGCCGGGCGGCGGCGCGCGAGCGCCGCGTGCGCCCGTTTCCAGGCGGGCCCCGGCATGCCGGGGCCCGTTTGCGCTTGAGAGGCCGCAAGCCGCATGAAGCGGCGGCGGACCGATAACGATATCGAGAGGGCGGCGATGACGAGGCTCGGGTGGGGCAGGCGGATGGTTTTCGGCGCGGCGCTGGCCGCGATCGCGCTACTCGGCGCCTGTAACGGCGACGAATCGGCCGAGCGCAACCGGTTGCCCGGTTTCGTGTCCGGCAGCGTGCGCACGACAGCCTATGACGGCGCAAGCGACGACCTGCTGACGGCCGGCCTCGGCAAGACGGGCCTCGGCTCGGCCACCGCGCCGGGCTTCGCGAACGCCGCCCGGCCGACGGGCGCCGAGCTGCGCCGCCTCGCGATCTGGTCGAACTACCGCGCGCTCGTCGACATGAGCGCGAACGGCGGCTACGGCCGCTTCTGGGGGCCGAACGTCGATCTAGACGGCAACGCCACGCTCGGCGAAGGCAAGATCCCCGGCACCGAATATCTCGCATACTCCGACGACGGCAGCGGCAGCAAGAACGTGACGCTGCTCGTGCAGGTGCCCGCCAGCTTCAATCCCGCGCAGCCGTGCATCGTCACCGCGACGTCGTCGGGCTCGCGCGGCGTGTACGGCGCGATTTCCGCGGCCGGCGAATGGGCGCTCAAGCGCGGCTGCGCGGTTGCCTACAACGACAAGGGCGGCGGCAACGGCGCGCACGAACTCATGTCGGACACCGTCACGCTGATCGACGGCACGCTCGCCAACGCGGTGCTGGCC
Proteins encoded in this window:
- a CDS encoding BON domain-containing protein, with translation MKSIVLRALGVAAVAACLSGSVYAQSSDAAATEAPAAATSAPKAAAKTAKKANRKLGYTVRKAISKESGVNVSNLVVRSKGGAITLEGTMPAQDQIDKAEAAAKGVAGVTSVTNKLTVQQQ
- a CDS encoding TAXI family TRAP transporter solute-binding subunit → MKPARPRPPRRILARFVAVSWRDLALSIGPTVLLAATAVWLAVKLIQPAPPSTLVISSGPPGSTYWNAAQKYKTILAKNGVTLDVQSSEGSAQNLARLSNPNAPVDVGFVQSGIGPKERDEHLVSLGSIGYVPLAIMYRGPVVARLSDFKGKRLALGAEGSGARELSLALLKMNGIVPGGSTELLPTAGEDAATALLDGKIDAAFLSGDSTQIPVMAKLFRAPGVHVYSFTQAEAYARRFPYLTAITLPMGVYDLGRNLPPADIHTVAPTIELVARDSLHPALSDLLIEAAREVHGHATILQHAGEFPSSVTRGFPLSDDAARYYKSGKTFLYRRLPFWVASLVDRLLVVVVPLIVVLIPGLRLVPSLYGWRVRSRIYRWYGALIALERRALGEHTAEERVQLLDELDDIEEAVNRMKMPLSYAGQFYVLREHIGFVRERLTAHDHDTPAGPPGAGGPPQARADAAPPAGTPPRATPGSA